The following coding sequences lie in one Rutidosis leptorrhynchoides isolate AG116_Rl617_1_P2 chromosome 4, CSIRO_AGI_Rlap_v1, whole genome shotgun sequence genomic window:
- the LOC139842497 gene encoding uncharacterized protein produces MVENLELVSKKYPHPYKLQWLNQGNEVKVTRQVIVPFSIGSVYQDEITCDVIAMELCHLLLGRPWLFDKYVYHNGHQNTYSLYLNGKKITLTSLKPSEIPRADPTAKNDKTLFMTQAEVDTELNGGTGAYLLLLVESDELNQHDDVPARVKPLLSEFADVFLMCEIRYINYRWKTLVKKTVTH; encoded by the coding sequence ATGGTGGAAAATCTTGAGCTGGTTTCAAAGAAGTATCCTCATCCCtacaaacttcaatggcttaaccaaggcaATGAGGTAAAGGTCACTCGCCAAGTTATTGTTCCATTTTCTATTGGTAGTGTTTATCAAGATGAGATTACTTGTGATGTTATTGCTATGGAACTTTGTCATTTGCTGCTTGGTAGaccttggttatttgataagtatgtctatcaCAATGGACATCAAAATACTTACTCACTGTATCTTAATGGTAAAAAGATCACCTTAActtctttaaagcctagtgaaatacctagagcTGACCCTACTGCTAAGAATGATAAAACTTTGtttatgactcaagctgaagtCGATACTGAGTTAAACGGTGGTACTGGTGCTTACTTGTTGCTGCTGGTTGAAAGTGATGAGTTGAACCAGCATGATGATGTACCAGCTCGGGTAAAACCATTGTTATCCGAATTTGCTGATGTGTTCCTGATGTGcgaaatcaggtatataaattatCGTTGGAAAACCCTggttaaaaagactgttacacactaa
- the LOC139839572 gene encoding 3-hydroxyisobutyryl-CoA hydrolase-like protein 1, mitochondrial has protein sequence MQILTRRRAIHQFSRIFLDQFKRTATSVSSISNINTSPSNQSRIGDSESSVLVEGHAYSRTVVFNRPSSLNALNTDMGNRLQKLYRSWEDTPNIGFVVMKGSGRAFSAGGDIVFLYDKMKKGNIEECKEFFWALYNFMYLVGTYLKPHVAILDGITMGGGAGVSIPGTFRVATDKTVFSTPETLIGFHPDAGASFHLSHLPGYLGEYMALTGDRLNGVEMIACGLATHYSPSANVPAIEECLNNLITDDPSVVETAIQKYSDLDYPSNASVIRRIETLDKCFSCDTVEEIIDALESEAAKTNDGWCSYTLKKLKCASPLSLKVALRSIREGRIQTFDQCLVREYRMSLQAISRQISNDFYEGVRARVVDKDFAPKWDPPSLEQVSQDMVDQYFSPLSALEPELNLPTKQREAFM, from the exons ATGCAGATTTTAACGAGACGACGTGCAATTCATCAATTTTCTCGAATCTTCCTCGATCAATTCAAACGAACTGCAACAAGCGTTAGCAGTATCAGCAACATCAACACTTCTCCCTCAAATCAATCACGAATCGGTGATTCTGAATCCTCT GTATTAGTAGAAGGACATGCGTATTCCAGAACCGTAGTTTTTAATAGACCTTCATCTCTCAATGCGCTCAACACTGATATG GGAAACAGGTTGCAGAAGTTATATAGAAGTTGGGAAGATACTCCTAATATAGGTTTTGTTGTTATGAAG GGAAGTGGCAGGGCGTTTTCTGCTGGTGGAGATATAGTTTTTCTCTATGATAAGATGAAAAAAG GAAATATTGAAGAATGCAAGGAATTCTTCTGGGCActctataattttatgtatcttGTAGGTACATATTTAAAGCCACAT GTGGCTATATTGGATGGGATTACAATGGGTGGAGGGGCTGGTGTTTCCATTCCTGGAACTTTCAGGGTTGCAACTGATAAAACT GTTTTTTCTACACCTGAAACCTTAATTGGTTTCCATCCAGATGCGGGGGCTTCTTTTCACCTTTCACATCTTCCTGGTTATTTAG GGGAGTATATGGCTCTCACAGGTGACAGGCTGAATGGAGTAGAAATGATTGCTTGTGGACTTGCTACACACTATTCACCGAGTGCA AACGTTCCCGCCATTGAAGAATGTCTCAACAATTTGATAACTGACGATCCATCTGTTGTTGAAACTGCTATTCAAAAGTACAGTGACCTTGACTACCCCTCGAATGCCAGCGTTATCCGGAG GATTGAAACTCTCGACAAATGTTTTAGCTGTGATACCGTTGAGGAAATCATTGATGCATTG GAAAGTGAAGCTGCCAAAACTAATGATGGATGGTGCAGTTACACGTTGAAGAAACTAAAGTGTGCCTCACCACTGAGCTTGAAGGTTGCCTTGAGATCT ATACGAGAAGGCCGAATTCAGACTTTTGATCAATGCCTGGTTCGGGAATATCGGATGTCCTTGCAAGCTATTTCTAGACAGATATCAAATGATTTTTATGAG GGTGTTCGGGCACGAGTGGTGGATAAAGATTTTGCACCGAAG TGGGACCCTCCAAGCTTAGAACAAGTATCGCAAGACATGGTGGATCAATACTTCTCTCCACTCAGTGCACTCGAGCCTGAACTAAATTTGCCTACGAAGCAGCGAGAGGCATTTATGTAA